From Pontibacter actiniarum, a single genomic window includes:
- a CDS encoding AI-2E family transporter encodes MDNSSGINWLKWLQYTVLLSLILYVGRTLFIPLSFALLISFVLYPICKWLERKGLPRWAAILLCLLLLVVLVGGLGFLLIKQMLRFGQEWPSLQAKLLATWQNLSAYLERHYAIDAAAQIAWVERMAGEIAASAFAMAQDVVYTSAVSLVLFVLIPIYVALILYNREQFTSALYSLFSQEEHRKIHQILHETITTYYNFIKGMVVVYVVVGVLNSLGLFLMGVPHAVFFGVVASILTFIPYVGITIGAILPMTVAWVTYDSVWYPLGVIIVFSVVQYLEANLIFPWAVSARLQVNMLFTLLAIVAGGILWGASGMILFIPFLAILKLIADKHEGMRPVSLLLGSGEKGKAQA; translated from the coding sequence ATGGACAATAGCTCAGGTATAAACTGGCTGAAATGGCTGCAGTACACGGTTCTGCTTTCGCTGATCCTGTATGTGGGGCGCACGCTGTTTATCCCGTTAAGTTTTGCGCTCCTTATCAGCTTTGTGCTTTACCCGATCTGCAAGTGGCTGGAGCGGAAGGGGCTGCCGCGCTGGGCGGCGATTCTGCTGTGCTTGCTGCTGCTGGTTGTGCTGGTGGGCGGGCTGGGTTTTCTGCTCATCAAGCAAATGCTGCGCTTTGGGCAGGAGTGGCCCTCGCTGCAGGCAAAGCTGCTGGCTACCTGGCAAAACCTGAGCGCGTACCTGGAGCGGCACTACGCCATAGACGCAGCGGCGCAGATAGCCTGGGTGGAGCGCATGGCCGGCGAAATAGCGGCCTCTGCTTTTGCCATGGCGCAGGATGTCGTGTATACGTCCGCTGTTTCCCTGGTGCTGTTTGTCCTGATCCCGATTTACGTGGCGCTTATCCTCTACAACCGGGAGCAGTTTACAAGCGCTCTGTACTCTCTTTTTTCACAGGAGGAGCACCGCAAAATCCACCAGATATTACATGAGACCATTACCACCTACTATAACTTTATAAAAGGGATGGTTGTGGTGTATGTGGTGGTGGGGGTGCTGAACAGCCTGGGCTTGTTTCTTATGGGAGTGCCGCATGCCGTTTTCTTCGGGGTGGTGGCTTCTATACTTACCTTTATCCCGTACGTCGGCATCACGATCGGCGCCATACTTCCCATGACGGTGGCCTGGGTCACCTATGATTCGGTGTGGTATCCGCTGGGGGTGATTATCGTTTTCTCGGTGGTGCAGTACCTGGAGGCGAACCTGATTTTCCCGTGGGCGGTAAGTGCGCGCCTGCAGGTAAATATGCTGTTTACGCTCCTGGCCATTGTGGCGGGTGGCATACTCTGGGGTGCCTCCGGCATGATTCTCTTTATCCCGTTCCTGGCTATTCTGAAGCTTATCGCTGACAAGCACGAAGGCATGCGGCCGGTGTCGCTGCTGCTGGGAAGCGGGGAGAAGGGCAAAGCCCAAGCTTAA